The genomic window TTTGGTCGATTGCACCTTGTTTGCCATTTGTGGGGGGGGTCCCTTGAAGTACACACGGAATGTAGCTTAGGTTTTTTACACTATCCACCATTTCTTGGATTTCATCTTGGTAATACAAACCTTCTTGACTGAGGCTGGCATGAAACAGGTGGATTTGACCTTGGTGGTTGGATTCTAAAGCATCGCGAAGAATGCCAAACAAAGGCGCAAGCCCTGTGCCTACACCTGCTAAAATGATGTCTTGCTCTGGTTTTGCTTGTTGGTAATAACATGCGCCAGATGGTCCTGATATTTCAATGTTTTCACCATGTTGCAGCTCATCACACAACCAATTACTCATGCGCCCATTGGGCATACGTTTGATGTGTAGTTCCATAAAATTTTCACAGGGCAAAGAGGCAAGGGAATAACTTCGCGTGAGTTTGGTTTCAGGTTGGATAAGATTGATAAACTGACCTGCTTTGTATTGCAGCGGCTCAGGGCGCATCAAACAAAGGCGTAATACATCATCATTTAACCATGTTTTATCAATCACCATGGTGGTGTAACTTGCAAAATCAGAAATATTCTTTTCGGCAAAACTGACATTGGCTTTGGTGGCAAGTTCTATACTTATATCTTCGCTAGGTTTGCATATGCAGGGCAGAAAACAGCCTTGATCTTGCAAATGTTTATCCAAGGGTTCTTGGCTTTGAGAAGGCACTTCCCCTTGTGTTACTTTACACATGCAAGCTTGGCACAGCCCACCTTGGCAACTGTAGGGTACAAAAGCACCTTGTTCGAGCAGGGTAGATAATAAAGGTCTGCTGCTATCACAATTGTATGTTTTTTCTTTGAATGTTACTTGAATGTTCATTTC from Ghiorsea bivora includes these protein-coding regions:
- a CDS encoding FAD-binding oxidoreductase; translated protein: MNIQVTFKEKTYNCDSSRPLLSTLLEQGAFVPYSCQGGLCQACMCKVTQGEVPSQSQEPLDKHLQDQGCFLPCICKPSEDISIELATKANVSFAEKNISDFASYTTMVIDKTWLNDDVLRLCLMRPEPLQYKAGQFINLIQPETKLTRSYSLASLPCENFMELHIKRMPNGRMSNWLCDELQHGENIEISGPSGACYYQQAKPEQDIILAGVGTGLAPLFGILRDALESNHQGQIHLFHASLSQEGLYYQDEIQEMVDSVKNLSYIPCVLQGTPPTNGKQGAIDQIIIETLGDCAGKRAYLCGDDAVVQTMKDTLLQHGLSENDILADAFTAST